A window of Fragaria vesca subsp. vesca linkage group LG7, FraVesHawaii_1.0, whole genome shotgun sequence contains these coding sequences:
- the LOC101298832 gene encoding auxin-induced protein 5NG4-like: protein MPKESVSQMLTQAKPFVAVIFLQFGFAGMSIITKFALNQGMSQHVLVVYRNAVAFVFIAPFALVFDRKLRPKMTLSVFVKILLLGLLEPVIDGNLFYTGMKLTTATFTTAMCNVLPAFAFIMAWIFRLEMVNIRKLHSQAKILGTIVTVGGAMLMTLVNGPMLTLPWTRSTSHHQYTGSTASQDPIKGALMITAGCFCWASFMILQAVTLKVYPAELSLTAWICLMGTLEGTVAAVAIEWHNTAAWAIHLDYKLLPAVYGGVICSGVAYYIQGIVMKERGPVFVTAFNPLSMVIVAILSSIALSEILYLGRVMGAMVIIIGLYMVLWGKSKDHHSQTDSEAADDKVATTV, encoded by the exons ATGCCTAAGGAGTCAGTTTCTCAGATGCTCACACAAGCAAAGCCATTTGTGGCTGTGATTTTCTTGCAATTTGGGTTTGCCGGAATGTCCATAATAACAAAGTTTGCTCTAAACCAAGGGATGAGCCAACATGTATTAGTTGTCTATAGGAATGCTGTTGCCTTTGTTTTCATAGCTCCTTTTGCCCTTGTCTTTGATAG GAAATTAAGGCCAAAGATGACCCTTTCAGTCTTTGTGAAGATTCTGTTACTTGGCCTATTAGA ACCTGTAATCGACGGGAACTTGTTCTACACGGGGATGAAGCTGACAACAGCAACATTTACAACTGCTATGTGCAATGTTCTTCCTGCCTTTGCATTCATCATGGCTTGGATTTTCAG GCTTGAGATGGTTAATATTAGAAAACTGCACAGCCAGGCAAAGATATTGGGAACCATAGTGACTGTGGGAGGAGCTATGCTTATGACTCTAGTCAATGGACCCATGTTGACTCTTCCATGGACAAGAAGCACTAGCCATCATCAATATACAGGTTCCACAGCTAGCCAAGATCCCATAAAGGGTGCTCTCATGATCACTGCTGGATGTTTCTGCTGGGCTAGTTTCATGATTCTTCAA GCAGTTACTCTAAAAGTGTACCCTGCTGAACTCTCCCTAACAGCTTGGATATGTTTGATGGGTACGTTGGAAGGAACTGTGGCTGCTGTAGCTATCGAATGGCATAACACTGCAGCTTGGGCCATACATTTGGATTATAAGTTGTTACCTGCTGTTTATGGT GGAGTAATATGTTCCGGAGTGGCTTATTATATTCAGGGGATTGTAATGAAGGAAAGAGGACCTGTTTTTGTGACTGCATTCAATCCCCTAAGCATGGTCATTGTAGCCATTTTGAGCTCCATCGCCTTGTCCGAAATACTGTACTTGGGAAG GGTAATGGGAGCAATGGTTATAATAATTGGCCTGTATATGGTTCTCTGGGGTAAAAGTAAGGATCATCATTCACAAACAGATTCAGAAGCAGCTGACGATAAAGTAGCTACAACAGTTTAA